The segment GCGCCAGGTGGCCGCGTCGGCGATCGGCAGGTTGTTGGACAGCGCGTAGGTGATCGGCCGGCCGGTGGCGCGCAGGGCGGCAGCCCAGGCCCGTACGTCCTGGATGTCGGAGCCGCCGACGCCGTCGATCTTGAGGTGGTCGACGCCCCATGAAGCGAACTGGCGGGCCCAGGAGTTGACGAACTGCTGGGCGCCCGGCCTGCCGTAGTCGATGGCGTACATGTTGCCGCAGTTGTAGTTCTGCTCCGCCCGCGAGGTGTCGGCGATGTCGGCGGCACGGTAGGACGTGCCCTCGATGGGGGTGTCGCGGATCACCGCGTCGGCGGCGATGCCGGGGGTGACGTAGAAGCCGAACTTCAGCCCGAGCGAGTGGATGTAGCCGGCCAGCGCCTTGATCCCCGAGGGGAACTTGTCGCGGTCGACGGCCCAGCGGCCGCGGGAGTCGACCACGAAGCCGTTCTCGTCGCACTGCTGCCAGAAGTCGTCGAGGTTGACGTACACATAGCCGTGGGAGGCGAGCCCGCTGCTGACCAGGGCGTCCGCCTGGGCCTTGACGCGGCTCTCGGTGGGCCAGCGGCGCAGGTGGCTCCAGCTGCTCCAGCCCATGGCGGGCAGCGCGGAAACGCCGTTGGCCGGGACGGTGGGGGGCGGGGCGCTCGTCGCGCTGATCCCGGTGAGGAGCAGGGCCAGGCCGGAAAGTGCGGCCAGCAGGGGCCTCGCATGGTTCATGACCGGGACCGTACGGGCCCCAGCTGTGAGCGGGCACGCGTGAACCTGCACGCGTGAACCTGCATGCGTGAACCTGCATGCGTGAACCTGCGAGGTGGGCTCCCTTCGCCGGCATTGCCCGGATCAGGTGGTGGAGGTCGCCTTCCGGTCTTCCGACCATCAGGCCTCTCAGCCCGCCCGTCGACGTCGGCCCCGGCGGAAATTCACCTTCTCACTCCGTCGAAGTCGGCTACTCCGGGTGAACTCCCTCGCTCGCCCCGCAGGCCACTTCCTACGTTACTCCGATTCGGTCAGGACAAAAGGGCTGTAAACATATTTTTCTGAGCCCCGTCAGGAGTGGATGTCGCCGGCCGTCGCGGTGAGCGGAGCACCGCTGCCGCCCCAGCGCAGCGCGACGATCTCCGCCGCGACCGAGACGGCCACCTCCTCGGGGGTGCGGGCGCCCAGGTCCAGCCCGATGGGCGAGCGGAGCCGGGCGAGTTCATGGTCGTCCAGGCCGGTTTCACGCAGCTGCTTGATCCGGTCCTGATGTGTGCGGCGGCTGCCCATCGCCCCGATGTACGCGGACGGCATGCGCAGGGCGGTTTCCAGCAGAGGCACGTCGAACTTGGGTTCATGGGTGAGGACGCAGATGACCGTGCGCTCGTCGGTATCGGTGCCGCGCAGGTAGCGGTGCGGCCAGTCGACGACGACTTCGACACCCTCCGGGAAGCGCTTGGCGGTGGCGAAGACCGGCCGGGCGTCGCAGACGGTGACCCGGTAGCCGAGGAAGGCGCCGATGCGCGCGACGGCCGCGGCGAAGTCGATCGCCCCGAAAACCAGCATGCGCGGGGGCGGTGCGAACGACTGGAGGAAGACGGTGACGTCGTCCTCACGGCGCTCGCCGCGGGGGCCGTAGTGCCGGCTCACGGTCGCGCCCTGCGCGAGTTCGCCGCGCGCGTCGGCGGTGACGGCGGCGTCGAGGCCTTCGGTGCCCAGGGTGCCGGAGACGGCGTCGGGCCATACGGCGAGCGTGGCGCCGCGCGGGGCGGGGCCGTCGGTGACCGTGGCCGTGACGACGGGGCGGCGGGCGGCCACGGAGGCGGCGACGTCGGCGAAGGAGGGATCGGTGGCGGGTGACACGGGGCGTACGAGCAGGGTGATCTCGCCACCGCAGGTGAGGCCGACGGCGAAGGCGTCCGCGGCGCTGTAGCCGAAGGTGTGCAGCTCGGCCCGGCCGCTCTCGACGACCTCCTTGGCGAGCTCGAAGACCGCACCCTCCACACAGCCCCCGGAGACGCTGCCCACGACCTCGTCGTCCGGGCCGACGGCCATGGCCGCACCCGGGCCGCGCGGCGCGCTGCGGCTGACCGCGACGACCGTGGCCAGCCCGAAGGGCTCCCGGGCCGCGTACCAGCCGGCGAGGGCCGGAAGGATCTCGCGCATCGGCTGTCCCACCGCCTCTCACGACCCTCTGCGAGGTGTTCGCCATTGTCAACGCGCGGCGGCGACGCCGCCATCCCGGAGGAACGCGGAGGGCTCTTGCCTCCGCCAAAGAAAGGCGTAAGTTTGATTACATGATTACGACAGAGCAGAAGGACGCGCTGCGCGGCTGGATCGCCGGGCGGCTGCCGGAAGGACTGTTCGTCGAGCTTCTGGACGTGACCGTGGACCGTGAGGAGATCACCGTCATCGGCCGCATCCCGGAGCCCGACCTCGGCGCGGAGGCGTCACCGGTGGAGCGGGAGGAGGCGCGGGCCGGGCGGGCGGCGGAGTTCCGGGCGCGTACCCGGGAGGAGCGGATCGCGGTGGCCCGGGAGGCCGAGCGGCGGTTCGGGGGAAAGGTGTCGTGGGGCGTGGAGTGCGGTGACACCCGGGTGATGTTCACGACCGTCGCGGCGCCGGTGATGACGAGGCTGCGGCAGCCCGAGCGGCAGGTGCTCGACACGCTGATCGCGGGCGGCGTCGCGCGCAGCCGCAGCGATGCGCTGGCCTGGTGCGTACGGCTGGTGCAGCGCAACGCGGACGACTGGCTGGGCGAGCTGCGGGAGTCGCTGGAGCACGTGCAGCGGGTGCGGGCGCAGGGGCCCGACGCGTAGCCGAGGTTCCCCGCGCCCTCGAAGGGCGCGGGGAACCGGCCGGTCAGACGGTCGCGGTCTCGCGGGCCGGGGTGGCGGTCCGGCCGGGCTTGAGGCCCAGGTCCTCGGTCGGGATCCTGTGCGTCTCGCGGCCGCTGAGGACGGAGAGCGAGCTGATGGCGCACAGGACGGCGGTGAAGATGGCGACGCCCTGCCAGTTGGAGCCGTCGGGGCCGGCGATCTCGGCGGCGAAGGTGACGGCGAAGCCGGCGATCGCGAAGCCGATCTGGGTGCCGATGGCCATGCCGGACAGCCGGACGGCGGTCGTGAACTTCTCTCCGTAGAGGGAGGGCCAGATGCCGTTCGCGGCGCTGTAGACCACGCCGAGGGTGAGGATGCCGGTGAGGAAGATCAGCGGATAGCTGCCGGTGGAGATGGCCCACAGGTAGAGGGGGATCATCACGGCGCTGCCGACCGAGCCGACGAGGAAGACCGGCTTGCGGCCGATGCGGTCCGAGAGCTTCGCCCAGAGCGGGAGGGACAGCAGGGCCGCGCCGTTGGCGGAGACACTGACCCACAGCATGACGGACTTCTCCAGGCCGACGTTGTCGCTGGTGGCGTAGGAGAGCGCCCAGACGGTGAAGATCGTGCTCACGGTCGCGATCAGGGCGGCGCACATGACGCGCAGCACCTCGGCCCAGTGGTCGCGCAGGAGCACGGCCAGCGGGAGCTTGGCCACGGCGTTGTTCGCGGCGGCCTGCTCGAAGACCGGGGTCTCCTCCAGCTTGCGCCGGATCACCCAGCCGGCCACCGCGACGACGGCGCTGGCGAGGAAGGGGATCCGCCAGCCCCAGGTGAGCAGTTGGTGCTCCGGCATGGCCGCTACGGGGATGAAGACCAGGGTCGCGAGGATCTGGCCGGCCTGGGTGCCGTTGAGGGTGAAGCTGGTGAAGTAGCCGCGGCGGTCGGCGGGGGCGTGTTCCAGCGTCATGGAGTTGGCACTGGCCTGCTCACCGGCGGCGGACAGGCCCTGCAGCACGCGGAGCGTGATCAGCAGGGCGGGCGCGAGCCCGCCGACCTGGGCGTACGTCGGCAGGCAGCCGATGAGGAAGGTGGCCAGGCCCATCAGGATCAGCGTGGAGACCATGATCTTGCGGCGGCCGAGCCGGTCGCCGATGTGGCCGAGGATGACGGCGCCGATCGGGCGGGCGGCGTAGGCGACACCGAAGGTGGCCAGTGACTGCAGCGTGGCGGACGCCGTGTCGGAGCCGGAGAAGAAGACCTTGGGGAAGACCAGTGCGGCGGCGCTGCCGAAGATGAAGAAGTCGTAGTACTCCAGCGCGCTCCCGATCCAGGCCGCGAAGGCGGCCTTGCGGGGCTTGCCCTGCGGCGCGGGGGATCCGGCCACAGCGTCGTGAGCGGTCACGTTGGGCTCCTCTGGTGAGGGTGTCGAGCGTAAAGGGCGGCACAGACGTCCGGAAAAGCCGGGAGATGGCCGGTTCCGGTGGAACTGCGGGGGACGGCGCCGGTTCGGGGTGGACTGGCGGCCTAATGTACGCACTGGATAGTTAGTA is part of the Streptomyces sp. NBC_01262 genome and harbors:
- a CDS encoding glycoside hydrolase family 27 protein; the protein is MNHARPLLAALSGLALLLTGISATSAPPPTVPANGVSALPAMGWSSWSHLRRWPTESRVKAQADALVSSGLASHGYVYVNLDDFWQQCDENGFVVDSRGRWAVDRDKFPSGIKALAGYIHSLGLKFGFYVTPGIAADAVIRDTPIEGTSYRAADIADTSRAEQNYNCGNMYAIDYGRPGAQQFVNSWARQFASWGVDHLKIDGVGGSDIQDVRAWAAALRATGRPITYALSNNLPIADAATWRGLANSRRTQLDIECYCGAGLYGSGYPLTNWSFVASRFDSAAAWQPYAGSGSWNDLDSLELGNGYRTGLTPDQRRSMFTLWAMAASPLLLGTDLTALTADDLAMLTNDRLIGVDQDGVAAVRIVDNGTKQVWRKREVNGDYIVALFNTGTSAGATVGVPWSLVGLPGADAEVTDLWSGRHEGTVTGSYSVTLRPGETRLLRVRAVRASTR
- a CDS encoding XdhC family protein, encoding MREILPALAGWYAAREPFGLATVVAVSRSAPRGPGAAMAVGPDDEVVGSVSGGCVEGAVFELAKEVVESGRAELHTFGYSAADAFAVGLTCGGEITLLVRPVSPATDPSFADVAASVAARRPVVTATVTDGPAPRGATLAVWPDAVSGTLGTEGLDAAVTADARGELAQGATVSRHYGPRGERREDDVTVFLQSFAPPPRMLVFGAIDFAAAVARIGAFLGYRVTVCDARPVFATAKRFPEGVEVVVDWPHRYLRGTDTDERTVICVLTHEPKFDVPLLETALRMPSAYIGAMGSRRTHQDRIKQLRETGLDDHELARLRSPIGLDLGARTPEEVAVSVAAEIVALRWGGSGAPLTATAGDIHS
- a CDS encoding MFS transporter, yielding MTAHDAVAGSPAPQGKPRKAAFAAWIGSALEYYDFFIFGSAAALVFPKVFFSGSDTASATLQSLATFGVAYAARPIGAVILGHIGDRLGRRKIMVSTLILMGLATFLIGCLPTYAQVGGLAPALLITLRVLQGLSAAGEQASANSMTLEHAPADRRGYFTSFTLNGTQAGQILATLVFIPVAAMPEHQLLTWGWRIPFLASAVVAVAGWVIRRKLEETPVFEQAAANNAVAKLPLAVLLRDHWAEVLRVMCAALIATVSTIFTVWALSYATSDNVGLEKSVMLWVSVSANGAALLSLPLWAKLSDRIGRKPVFLVGSVGSAVMIPLYLWAISTGSYPLIFLTGILTLGVVYSAANGIWPSLYGEKFTTAVRLSGMAIGTQIGFAIAGFAVTFAAEIAGPDGSNWQGVAIFTAVLCAISSLSVLSGRETHRIPTEDLGLKPGRTATPARETATV